A window of Mucilaginibacter sp. PAMC 26640 contains these coding sequences:
- a CDS encoding NADH dehydrogenase: protein MNPTTLHTDPQTVTLAIIAVVLPFAAFVINFLLLGKSKASGWVSTFAILMSAVLSVTVFGKVWNDHAIHLQRLWFTIGETKVQIGILLNNLSVLMLVLVPVIALPVHIYSMAYMKDDAGFSRNFRYLSFFCFSMLALVVVDSLLTFYAFWELVGFSSYLLIGFWFDRPAAVMANKKAFIMNRIGDIGLLTAIIILFTQFHTFDLDELFKDGGLVAKSTFANGQWLSGVDHLPALWQYIAFGGIFLAVAAKSAQFPLHTWLPDAMEGPTSVSALIHAATMVAAGVFLLGRVYPLFNEAELTTLASVGCFTAFMAATIALTQNDIKRVLAYSTISQLGYMVMAMGVGAYSSSLFHLVTHAFFKCLLFLVAGIVIHEVKHISDENKLDIDPQNILYMGGLRKKLPLTFIAAILGAVALVALPFTSGFLSKDGILVQAFNWSSGKSPLLSIIPIVAMVTSWLTAFYVSRLVIKVFFGEFRLQEMNPLIKIHMGDGDWRYKLPLVFLGLCCLFPLFSFNPFSYESSWLYKVFALKAAEEHQSIFAAIVPALVTVVSLGVIYSAYVIYAKRNTWSAPQSGLLYRLSFNEWYIDRFYNRVIVKFVLWLSAALYWFDKNLIDGFVNLLGKAGLCIAKFTAWFDKYIVDGILLLAAQLVQTIGNFARRFQGGKVQYYLYSMLLAVIAVFILKLIWT, encoded by the coding sequence TTGAACCCAACCACGCTCCATACCGACCCGCAAACCGTAACCCTTGCTATTATAGCAGTGGTGCTGCCTTTTGCTGCGTTTGTCATAAACTTTTTGCTGCTGGGTAAAAGTAAAGCTTCGGGATGGGTATCCACGTTTGCTATACTGATGAGCGCGGTATTGTCGGTAACCGTGTTTGGTAAAGTTTGGAACGATCACGCTATCCACCTGCAGCGCTTGTGGTTCACCATTGGCGAAACAAAGGTGCAGATCGGCATCCTGCTCAATAATCTTTCCGTACTCATGCTGGTGCTGGTTCCGGTGATCGCATTGCCGGTACATATCTATTCCATGGCATATATGAAGGATGATGCAGGGTTTAGCCGTAACTTCCGCTACCTCAGCTTTTTTTGTTTCAGCATGCTGGCGCTGGTAGTGGTAGATAGTTTGCTTACCTTCTATGCCTTTTGGGAACTGGTGGGCTTCTCATCCTACCTACTCATCGGTTTTTGGTTCGACAGGCCCGCGGCGGTAATGGCCAATAAAAAAGCCTTTATCATGAACAGGATAGGCGATATCGGTTTGCTGACTGCTATTATTATTTTGTTTACCCAATTCCATACGTTTGATCTTGATGAGCTGTTTAAGGATGGCGGGTTAGTTGCGAAATCGACCTTCGCTAACGGGCAGTGGCTTTCGGGCGTTGATCACCTGCCTGCGCTTTGGCAATACATCGCCTTTGGCGGTATCTTTTTAGCCGTTGCAGCCAAATCCGCACAGTTCCCCTTACATACCTGGTTGCCCGATGCCATGGAAGGGCCAACTTCTGTTTCCGCACTTATTCATGCGGCTACCATGGTAGCTGCCGGCGTGTTCCTGTTAGGCAGGGTATATCCTTTGTTCAACGAGGCTGAGCTTACCACCCTGGCTAGCGTAGGTTGCTTTACGGCCTTTATGGCCGCTACCATTGCGCTTACGCAAAACGACATTAAGCGCGTGCTGGCTTATTCTACCATTTCTCAATTGGGTTATATGGTGATGGCGATGGGCGTCGGCGCTTACTCCTCATCATTGTTTCACCTGGTAACGCATGCGTTTTTTAAATGCCTGCTGTTTTTGGTGGCCGGTATTGTTATCCATGAAGTAAAACACATCAGCGACGAAAATAAACTTGATATCGACCCGCAAAATATCCTCTATATGGGCGGCCTGCGGAAAAAACTCCCGCTTACTTTTATAGCCGCAATCTTAGGTGCTGTAGCGCTGGTCGCCTTGCCGTTTACAAGCGGCTTTTTATCTAAGGATGGCATTTTGGTACAAGCCTTCAACTGGAGCAGTGGTAAAAGTCCGCTGCTCAGTATTATACCAATTGTAGCAATGGTCACCAGCTGGCTTACTGCTTTTTATGTGTCGAGGCTGGTCATCAAGGTTTTCTTTGGCGAATTCCGCCTGCAAGAAATGAACCCGCTTATTAAGATCCACATGGGCGATGGCGATTGGCGTTACAAACTGCCGCTGGTATTCCTGGGGCTGTGTTGCCTGTTTCCGCTGTTTTCATTCAACCCTTTCTCGTATGAAAGTTCCTGGCTGTACAAGGTATTTGCATTGAAGGCTGCTGAAGAACACCAAAGTATATTCGCCGCAATTGTTCCTGCCCTGGTGACGGTTGTAAGTCTTGGCGTAATCTACAGTGCTTATGTGATCTACGCTAAACGCAATACCTGGTCTGCACCGCAATCAGGGTTGCTTTATCGCCTCTCTTTCAACGAGTGGTATATCGACCGTTTTTATAACCGGGTTATTGTAAAATTTGTACTTTGGCTCAGCGCAGCTCTCTATTGGTTTGATAAAAACCTGATCGATGGATTTGTGAACCTATTAGGGAAAGCAGGATTGTGCATCGCCAAATTCACTGCCTGGTTTGATAAATATATTGTAGATGGCATTTTATTGCTGGCTGCCCAACTGGTGCAAACTATTGGTAATTTTGCACGCCGTTTCCAGGGCGGCAAAGTGCAATACTATTTATACAGTATGCTCCTGGCGGTAATTGCCGTATTTATTTTAAAACTGATCTGGACCTGA
- a CDS encoding oxidoreductase: MNILTLLIFTPILFGIIILVLPTSLRASFKYITLFATLLQLGISIWMYTNFKTGTAYAGVSNESQFQFVQKLPWIHLDLGPAGKMQIDYFVGIDGISITLMVMTCLVMVVAAVASWEIKSNLKGFFALFLLLDMAVVGVFCALDFFLFYTFYELMLLPLYFLIGMWGGARREYAAIKFFLYTLFGSVFMLLVMVGLYLSVKDPATGNHTFNIIQMMNPANFINGSVFSALSHATILGMPARMVGFVVLFIAFAIKVPVVPLHTWLPDAHVEAPTPVSIILAGVLLKIGGYGIIRICMGIFPDSAHSSAFWLGLLGVISILYGAFNALAQRDLKRLIAYSSISHMGFVLLGIASNTAEGISGAMMQMVSHGFLSTMLFFLVGVIYNRVHDRDIYHFRGLGSLMPRYTVYVMIAFFASLGLPGFSAFVAEAFSLAGAFKSPSVNGLLPYWMAVGGSVGILLSAAYFLWTLQRMFFGTLSLKGGDFWKTALTDIDFRETITLLPLALIALVLGLMPSLVFDKINDSVLALVQFIK; encoded by the coding sequence ATGAACATATTAACCCTGCTCATATTTACGCCTATCCTGTTTGGCATTATCATCCTGGTGCTGCCCACTTCCCTGCGGGCCAGTTTTAAATATATCACGCTTTTTGCAACGCTGCTGCAATTGGGTATCAGCATTTGGATGTATACCAACTTTAAAACCGGTACCGCTTATGCGGGTGTCAGTAACGAGAGCCAGTTTCAGTTTGTGCAAAAGCTGCCCTGGATCCACCTCGATCTTGGTCCGGCTGGTAAAATGCAAATAGATTACTTTGTCGGGATCGACGGGATTTCCATCACTTTAATGGTGATGACCTGCCTGGTGATGGTGGTTGCCGCCGTTGCTTCCTGGGAGATCAAGAGTAATTTGAAGGGCTTTTTCGCGCTGTTCTTGCTATTGGATATGGCCGTAGTGGGCGTATTCTGCGCGCTGGATTTCTTCCTATTCTATACTTTTTACGAGCTGATGCTGCTACCGCTATACTTTTTGATAGGGATGTGGGGCGGTGCCAGGCGTGAATATGCCGCCATTAAGTTTTTCCTGTATACGCTCTTTGGTTCGGTATTTATGCTGCTGGTAATGGTGGGCCTTTACCTGTCGGTTAAAGACCCTGCAACAGGTAACCATACTTTCAATATCATCCAGATGATGAATCCGGCCAATTTTATCAACGGCTCGGTATTCTCTGCACTCTCTCATGCTACCATTCTGGGCATGCCTGCGCGCATGGTGGGCTTCGTTGTGTTATTCATCGCCTTTGCTATTAAGGTGCCGGTGGTGCCTTTGCATACCTGGCTGCCGGATGCACACGTAGAAGCACCAACACCCGTATCCATTATACTGGCTGGCGTATTGTTAAAGATAGGTGGTTACGGCATCATCCGCATCTGCATGGGTATCTTCCCGGATTCTGCCCACAGCAGCGCGTTTTGGCTGGGACTGCTTGGTGTTATCTCCATTCTGTACGGTGCATTTAATGCTTTGGCGCAGCGCGATCTGAAACGGTTGATCGCGTACTCTTCCATATCGCATATGGGTTTTGTGCTGCTGGGTATTGCCTCCAATACCGCCGAGGGCATCAGCGGCGCCATGATGCAAATGGTAAGTCACGGCTTTTTATCAACCATGCTCTTTTTCCTGGTAGGGGTGATCTACAACCGGGTGCACGACAGGGATATTTACCACTTCCGCGGACTAGGCAGCCTGATGCCGCGCTACACGGTATATGTTATGATTGCATTCTTCGCTTCTTTGGGTTTACCTGGCTTTTCCGCTTTTGTGGCCGAGGCATTTTCCCTGGCCGGTGCATTTAAGTCGCCTTCGGTTAATGGCCTGTTACCTTACTGGATGGCGGTTGGCGGTTCGGTAGGTATATTACTTAGCGCCGCTTACTTTTTGTGGACTTTGCAGCGCATGTTCTTCGGCACCTTATCACTCAAAGGCGGCGACTTCTGGAAGACCGCCCTAACCGATATCGACTTTAGGGAAACCATCACCTTGTTACCGCTGGCGCTGATCGCGTTGGTGCTTGGATTGATGCCTTCGCTGGTGTTTGATAAAATCAACGATTCGGTATTGGCACTGGTGCAGTTTATTAAATAA